Proteins encoded by one window of Candidatus Thorarchaeota archaeon:
- a CDS encoding nucleotidyltransferase domain-containing protein, with translation MISQDEIKERIIEVAPEDIDLIVVFGSQARGTATEMSDLDIAIGASGLDRHERFDLRLRAISQFEGPRQDVDVVLMQDINWSLKYRIARDGNVLYDRTGNKWACFVESVLKYYPDYRIFQERFLNDSLKGVR, from the coding sequence TTGCTCCAGAAGACATTGATTTGATAGTTGTATTCGGATCCCAGGCCCGAGGAACAGCAACTGAAATGAGTGATTTGGACATCGCAATTGGTGCGAGCGGCCTAGACCGACATGAGCGATTTGATCTTCGACTGCGTGCAATTTCCCAATTTGAAGGCCCTCGGCAAGATGTAGATGTTGTGTTGATGCAGGACATAAACTGGTCTTTGAAATATCGAATTGCCCGTGATGGAAATGTCCTATACGACAGAACAGGAAACAAGTGGGCATGTTTTGTTGAGAGCGTATTGAAATATTATCCAGATTACAGAATCTTTCAGGAACGTTTTCTCAATGATTCTTTGAAGGGAGTTAGATAA